One Gordonia pseudamarae genomic window, CCGGGTGGGGCCCCTGCCGCAACTGCCCGGCGCGCTCGGCGGCCCGCTGGTGCCCGCGCAGTGGGCGGCGGCCGAACAACTCATGCGGCTGGCCACCCGCGGGCAGGAGGCCGCATTGCGCGCCCGGCTGGGGGTCCGGCCGGCCGGTGCGCCGCTGGCCGGGCTGATCGCCGGAAATGCCGGCATCGAGATCCAGGCCTACGACCCGATGTTCGCGATCACCGGCGACAGTCGATGGGATGCCTCGCCGCGGCCACGCCCGGTGGTCGGCTTCATCGACCTCGCCGTCCGCCACTCCGGCCCCGATCCGGCGCTCGATGCCTGGCTCGAGGCGGGCGGGCCACCGGTGTACTTCGGGTTCGGCAGCATGCCCATCCGCGACAGTCAGTCCACGGTCAGCGCGATGGTCCGCGCGGCCCGCCGGATCGGCCGTCGGGCCTTGATCTGCGCGGGCTGGAGCGGGCCGCCCGAGAACGTGCCGTCGGGCGCCGACGTGTACTTCGCCGAGACCGTCGACCACCATTCGGTCCTGTCCCGGTGCGCGGCCGCCGTCCACCACGGCGGCGCCGGGACCACGGCGGCCGCGCTGCGTCACGGGGTTCCGTCGGTGGTGTGCTGGTTCGGCGCCGACCAGCCGTTCTGGGGTGCGCAACTGCGCCGCGTCGGCGCCGGGATGAGTATGCCGGTGAGGAAGCTGACCGTGGATGCGTTGGAGTCGGCGCTGCGCGCGATCGACACCGACGTGTCCCGGCGGCGCGCGTCGAACGCGGCCCGTGCTCTCGTCGGCCCCGACGAAGCACTCGCCGAGGCCGTCGCCGCTGTCGAGACCGTGACCGGACGGAGCGCGGATCGGGTCAGGGAGGTGGCCCGTTGAGCAGACTGGGCCCGGCGGACGCCACCTACGAGTTTCTGCGCCGGGCACTGGGCTGGTCGGTGGTGCTGCAGGTGGTGTGGGTGTTCGACGAGGCGATACCCGCCGAAGCGATCGTGTCGATGAACACGTGGCTGAGTCGGGGAAGGCTGCACCGGCGGCTCGTCGCCGCCGGCATCCCCGGCGCCCGCCCGCGCTGGGTGCCCGCCGACGGACCGCCGGAACCGGTGTTCGATCACGTGCCGGTGGGCCCGTCCCAGATCGAATCGTGGGCGGGCAGCGAGATGGCGGCGGTCGATCTGGACGCGGCCGCCGGGCGGTGCTGGCGATTGCGGAGCGCACCCACCGACTCCGGTGGCACGGTGCTGTCACTGTGCGCGCTGCATCTGGTGGCCGACGGCCGCACGTTGGTGCGGGCGGCGGGCGAGGCGATGTCGCACACCGCGCCGCCCGCACCCGCGGATCTCGGCGGTGACCTGGTGTCCGAGGTGAAGGACGCGGCGGCGCAGGTATGTGCCGGATTCGCCGGTGTCGCGGCAGCCGGGGTGGGTGCGCTGGTGGGCCTGGCGGGCACACGTACCGCGGACACCGTCGCCACCAGGCCTGCGCGGTCGCCGAGCGCCGACCGTGCCCCACGGGCGCGGCCGCTG contains:
- a CDS encoding glycosyltransferase, with protein sequence MRITMAVNGTRGDIQPAVILAGALAARGHDVRVGVPPNLIGLAAHLGVPARAFGYDTRAHLEEVRRVRNEAGRNPLRRVQAVAAVNRTGWSDSVDDLADLTAGADAIITGFTTEAIALPFAEALRIPLISLHHAPVRANARVGPLPQLPGALGGPLVPAQWAAAEQLMRLATRGQEAALRARLGVRPAGAPLAGLIAGNAGIEIQAYDPMFAITGDSRWDASPRPRPVVGFIDLAVRHSGPDPALDAWLEAGGPPVYFGFGSMPIRDSQSTVSAMVRAARRIGRRALICAGWSGPPENVPSGADVYFAETVDHHSVLSRCAAAVHHGGAGTTAAALRHGVPSVVCWFGADQPFWGAQLRRVGAGMSMPVRKLTVDALESALRAIDTDVSRRRASNAARALVGPDEALAEAVAAVETVTGRSADRVREVAR